In a single window of the Numenius arquata chromosome 22, bNumArq3.hap1.1, whole genome shotgun sequence genome:
- the FXYD2 gene encoding sodium/potassium-transporting ATPase subunit gamma, with protein sequence MRFVSQLMCFPAGAHSQSETPAGRHADTMGDEQAPEQGLDRFSYDYETIRNGGLIFAVVAFVVGLLIILSQRFHCGGKKKRRQGNEEDL encoded by the exons ATGAGGTTTGTCTCCCAATTAATGTGCTTCCCCGCGGGTGCCCACTCCCAGAGCGAGACACCCGCCGGACGGCACGCCGACACGATGGGTGACG aGCAAGCGCCCGAGCAGGGCCTGGACAGGTTCAGCTACG actATGAGACCATCCGCAACGGGGGGCTCATCTTCGCCGTGGTGGCGTTTGTCGTAGGGCTCCTCATCATCCTCA GCCAGCGGTTCCACTGtggagggaagaagaagaggag ACAAGGAAACGAGGAAGACCTGTAG
- the FXYD6 gene encoding FXYD domain-containing ion transport regulator 6 isoform X2: MLVPAPLCSGTVPAMEAALIFLCSLLVPAAVADAATQEKEEDPFNYDYQSLRIGGLVFAVVLFTVGILLILSRRCRCSFNQKPRAPGDEEAQAENLITSNATGAQKAEN; this comes from the exons atgctggTGCCGGCCCCGCTGTGCTCGGGGACAGTTC CGGCCATGGAGGCAGCGCTGATCTTCCTGTGCTCCCTGCTGGTGCCGGCGGCCGTGGCAGACG CGGCCacccaggagaaggaggaggacccCTTTAACTATG ATTACCAGAGCCTGAGGATCGGGGGGCTGGTGTTCGCCGTGGTCCTGTTCACTGTCGGCATTCTCCTTATACTCA gcaggaggtgcaggTGCAGTTTCAACCAGAAGCCCAG AGCTCCGGGGGACGAGGAGGCTCAGGCTGAGAACCTGATCACCTCAAACG CGACGGGAGCGCAGAAAGCGGAGAACTGA
- the FXYD6 gene encoding FXYD domain-containing ion transport regulator 6 isoform X1 encodes MLVPAPLCSGTVRRYRVCWQGPPFAERRCLVSAGPEGAHPRWVQQQLGTRKRAAPSWQGLSRPLVTPGLASLETGPCSAAMEAALIFLCSLLVPAAVADAATQEKEEDPFNYDYQSLRIGGLVFAVVLFTVGILLILSRRCRCSFNQKPRAPGDEEAQAENLITSNATGAQKAEN; translated from the exons atgctggTGCCGGCCCCGCTGTGCTCGGGGACAGTTCGTAGGTACCGTGTGTGCTGGCAGGGCCCTCCCTTCGCAGAGCGGCGGTGCCTGGTGTCGGCTGGTCCCGAGGGTGCCCATCCCCGATGGGTGCAGCAGCAGCTCGGCACACGGAAACGTGCAGCCCCGAGCTGGCAGGGACTGTCACGGCCCCTCGTTACGCCCGGGCTGGCATCCCTCGAGACGGGTCCCTGCTCCG CGGCCATGGAGGCAGCGCTGATCTTCCTGTGCTCCCTGCTGGTGCCGGCGGCCGTGGCAGACG CGGCCacccaggagaaggaggaggacccCTTTAACTATG ATTACCAGAGCCTGAGGATCGGGGGGCTGGTGTTCGCCGTGGTCCTGTTCACTGTCGGCATTCTCCTTATACTCA gcaggaggtgcaggTGCAGTTTCAACCAGAAGCCCAG AGCTCCGGGGGACGAGGAGGCTCAGGCTGAGAACCTGATCACCTCAAACG CGACGGGAGCGCAGAAAGCGGAGAACTGA
- the FXYD6 gene encoding FXYD domain-containing ion transport regulator 6 isoform X3 yields MEAALIFLCSLLVPAAVADAATQEKEEDPFNYDYQSLRIGGLVFAVVLFTVGILLILSRRCRCSFNQKPRAPGDEEAQAENLITSNATGAQKAEN; encoded by the exons ATGGAGGCAGCGCTGATCTTCCTGTGCTCCCTGCTGGTGCCGGCGGCCGTGGCAGACG CGGCCacccaggagaaggaggaggacccCTTTAACTATG ATTACCAGAGCCTGAGGATCGGGGGGCTGGTGTTCGCCGTGGTCCTGTTCACTGTCGGCATTCTCCTTATACTCA gcaggaggtgcaggTGCAGTTTCAACCAGAAGCCCAG AGCTCCGGGGGACGAGGAGGCTCAGGCTGAGAACCTGATCACCTCAAACG CGACGGGAGCGCAGAAAGCGGAGAACTGA